From the genome of Scytonema hofmannii PCC 7110, one region includes:
- a CDS encoding GNAT family N-acetyltransferase, whose product MPTISQAKPHDIQDIKVFYNQCGYGGGLSKEDLILIAQSEGKIVGAVRLCADTGFFVLRGMQVLAPFQGQGIGTQLLQACAKQLVDGVCYCIPWQHLRSFYQQVGFQEVSPVEVPVLLRERFDSYISRGMNVILMCRLPAP is encoded by the coding sequence ATGCCAACAATTAGCCAAGCAAAACCCCATGATATTCAAGACATTAAAGTTTTTTACAACCAGTGCGGTTATGGAGGTGGTCTGAGTAAGGAAGATCTGATACTTATTGCTCAATCAGAGGGAAAAATTGTAGGTGCAGTGCGTTTGTGTGCCGACACTGGGTTCTTCGTGCTTCGAGGGATGCAAGTTCTTGCTCCGTTTCAGGGTCAAGGTATTGGTACACAGCTGCTTCAGGCTTGTGCTAAGCAACTTGTCGATGGAGTTTGTTACTGTATTCCGTGGCAGCATCTGCGATCGTTCTATCAACAAGTAGGGTTTCAAGAAGTTTCACCAGTTGAAGTTCCAGTCCTATTGCGTGAGCGATTCGATAGCTACATTTCCAGGGGAATGAACGTCATTCTAATGTGCCGATTGCCAGCCCCATAA
- a CDS encoding HAD family hydrolase codes for MKMLSKAVLFDLDGTLTDPKLGITRCIQYALSEMGYKPPDGDRLHWCIGPPLKNSFSQLLNTSEDKLLERAISLYRSRFSTVGLFENSLYPQIPETLQTIRSAGYKTFVATSKPYIYATRIIEHFALSPLFDGVYGSELDGTRSVKGDLIHHILLKEQLSPSATVMVGDRLHDIIGAKQHNIASIGVTYGYGTEQELKVNGADSIARFPDDIPMLLKDLRLKMFS; via the coding sequence ATGAAAATGCTTTCCAAAGCTGTTCTTTTTGATTTAGATGGGACATTAACCGATCCCAAGCTTGGTATCACTCGCTGCATTCAGTATGCTCTGTCTGAAATGGGTTACAAACCACCTGATGGCGATCGCTTGCATTGGTGTATTGGTCCTCCACTGAAAAATAGTTTTTCACAGTTACTGAACACCTCAGAAGACAAGCTACTTGAGCGGGCAATTTCACTTTATCGCAGTCGCTTTTCCACAGTTGGGTTATTTGAAAATTCGCTTTATCCTCAAATTCCAGAAACCTTACAAACTATTCGCTCTGCTGGCTATAAAACTTTTGTTGCGACTTCAAAACCGTATATCTATGCTACGCGTATTATTGAGCATTTTGCCTTGTCACCATTGTTCGATGGCGTTTATGGTAGTGAACTTGATGGAACTCGAAGTGTCAAAGGTGATTTGATTCACCACATCTTACTGAAAGAACAGCTTTCTCCCTCTGCTACAGTTATGGTGGGCGATCGCTTACACGATATCATTGGAGCAAAGCAACATAATATTGCTTCGATTGGCGTGACTTATGGCTATGGGACTGAACAGGAGTTGAAGGTTAATGGTGCTGACTCGATCGCTCGTTTTCCAGATGATATTCCAATGTTGCTTAAGGATTTAAGATTGAAAATGTTCTCCTAA
- a CDS encoding NUDIX hydrolase: MGVSPWKTLESRYIHSDRWLTLRADRCLTPEGHTIEPYYVIEAKEWVHIFAINKQSEVLITRQYRHGAGIVCYELPCGEVEETDTSVVEAAKRELLEETGCSAAHFELVGSSFANPARQTNRIHSFICYDTASVREPSHDNNEVLDFKFIRLDELFKLIENGTFSQSLHLGSVFLALRQMKATEYF; this comes from the coding sequence ATGGGTGTCAGTCCCTGGAAAACTCTTGAATCTCGGTACATTCATTCCGACAGGTGGCTCACGCTTAGAGCAGACCGCTGTTTGACACCTGAAGGGCACACGATTGAACCATACTATGTAATAGAGGCAAAAGAATGGGTTCACATTTTCGCTATTAACAAGCAGTCTGAAGTTCTGATAACACGGCAATATCGGCATGGGGCTGGGATTGTATGCTACGAGCTTCCCTGCGGTGAAGTTGAGGAAACAGACACCTCTGTGGTTGAGGCAGCAAAGCGGGAATTGCTTGAGGAAACTGGCTGTTCAGCCGCTCATTTTGAGCTTGTCGGGTCAAGCTTCGCGAACCCTGCGCGACAAACTAACCGGATTCATAGCTTCATTTGCTACGATACCGCTAGTGTACGAGAACCGTCACATGATAATAATGAAGTGTTGGATTTTAAATTTATTCGGCTCGACGAACTGTTCAAGTTGATTGAGAACGGCACTTTCTCCCAATCGCTACACCTTGGAAGTGTATTCCTCGCACTGCGTCAGATGAAAGCAACCGAATATTTTTGA